Proteins encoded by one window of Lepeophtheirus salmonis chromosome 3, UVic_Lsal_1.4, whole genome shotgun sequence:
- the ATPsynbeta gene encoding ATP synthase subunit beta, mitochondrial, whose amino-acid sequence MMTSVGLMNSLNVGRRVLLGAPSWRNYSAVSAANGQVVAVIGAVVDVQFDDSLPEILNALRVENREPKLILEVAQHLGENTVRCIAMDGTEGLVRGQKVLDTGSPIKIPVGEETLGRIINVIGDPIDERGPVNSKSKASIHAEAPPFSEMSVQQEILVTGIKVVDLLAPYAKGGKIGLFGGAGVGKTVLIMELINNVAKAHGGYSVFAGVGERTREGNDLYHEMIEGGVISLKDKSSKVALVYGQMNEPPGARARVALTGLTVAEYFRDVEGQDVLLFIDNIFRFTQAGSEVSALLGRIPSAVGYQPTLATDMGTMQERITTTTKGSITSVQAIYVPADDLTDPAPATTFAHLDATTVLSRAIAELGIYPAVDPLDSTSRIMDPNVIGAEHYQIARNIQKILQDYKSLQDIIAILGMDELSEEDKLTVARARKIQRFLSQPFQVAEVFTGHVGKLVSMEETISGFQEILSGKYDHLPEIAFYMVGPISDVVEKAERLAKEAADSA is encoded by the coding sequence ATGATGACGAGCGTAGGATTGATGAATTCCCTTAATGTCGGTAGACGGGTTCTGTTGGGAGCTCCTTCCTGGAGGAATTACAGTGCTGTAAGCGCCGCTAATGGACAGGTCGTGGCTGTGATTGGTGCCGTCGTGGACGTGCAATTTGATGATAGCCTTCCCGAGATCCTGAATGCTCTGAGGGTTGAGAACCGTGAGCCCAAGCTGATCCTGGAAGTAGCTCAACATTTGGGTGAGAACACAGTTCGTTGCATTGCAATGGACGGAACGGAGGGTTTGGTCCGTGGGCAGAAGGTGTTGGACACGGGTTCTCCAATCAAGATCCCTGTGGGAGAAGAGACCTTGGGGCGTATTATCAACGTGATTGGCGACCCCATTGATGAGCGCGGTCCCGTCAACAGCAAGAGCAAGGCTTCTATCCACGCCGAAGCTCCTCCCTTCTCTGAAATGAGCGTCCAACAAGAAATTTTGGTAACTGGTATCAAGGTTGTGGATCTCTTGGCTCCCTATGCCAAAGGAGGAAAGATTGGTCTTTTCGGGGGTGCCGGTGTAGGCAAAACTGTCCTCATCATGGAACTGATCAACAATGTCGCCAAGGCTCATGGTGGATACTCTGTCTTCGCTGGTGTTGGAGAGAGAACCCGCGAGGGAAATGATTTGTACCACGAGATGATTGAGGGAGGCGTCATTTCACTCAAGGACAAGAGCTCCAAGGTGGCACTCGTCTACGGTCAAATGAACGAACCACCAGGTGCCCGTGCTCGTGTTGCACTTACAGGACTCACTGTTGCCGAATATTTCCGTGACGTTGAAGGCCAAGACGTACTCTTGTTTATTGACAATATCTTCAGATTTACTCAAGCTGGTTCTGAAGTCTCTGCTTTGTTGGGTAGAATCCCATCAGCTGTAGGGTATCAACCCACTCTGGCCACAGACATGGGTACTATGCAGGAGAGAATTACAACTACCACTAAAGGATCTATTACATCAGTACAAGCTATTTATGTCCCTGCTGATGATTTGACTGATCCTGCCCCTGCCACTACATTCGCTCACTTGGATGCTACCACTGTATTATCTCGTGCAATTGCTGAACTTGGTATTTATCCCGCTGTGGATCCTTTGGATTCTACCTCCCGTATTATGGATCCCAATGTCATTGGAGCTGAACACTACCAAATTGCTCGTAATATTCAAAAGATCTTACAAGATTATAAATCCCTTCAAGATATTATTGCTATTTTGGGTATGGATGAATTGTCTGAAGAAGACAAACTTACTGTCGCTCGTGCCAGGAAGATTCAAAGATTCTTGTCTCAACCTTTCCAAGTAGCTGAGGTCTTTACTGGCCATGTTGGTAAACTTGTTAGCATGGAAGAAACAATTAGTGGCTTCCAAGAAATTTTATCTGGTAAATATGATCATTTGCCTGAAATTGCGTTCTACATGGTCGGTCCCATCTCTGATGTTGTTGAGAAGGCTGAACGTTTAGCAAAGGAGGCTGCCGATTCTGCATAA
- the LOC121114452 gene encoding probable ATP-dependent RNA helicase DDX5, which yields MSRSQNGSGSYGRGGGGTRFNSGGRYGDRGGQSRFGSDRGGRFGGDRNGGMNKGKNPGQNLRKPVWESYDLVPFEKHFYNPHPNILNAEKKTVEAYRDEKEITIVRGHNIPNPILDFTEAGFPDYILKEFKRQGFERPTAIQSQGWPIALSGSNMVGIAMTGSGKTCGYLLPGIIHVNNQPYLEEGDGPIVLVLAPTRELAQQIQEVASEFGRTSRIKSTCIFGGAPKGPQLRDLERGCEIVIATPGRLIDILEMGKINMRRCTYLVLDEADRMLDMGFEPQIRKIIEQIRPDRQVLMWSATWPKEVRRLAEDFLDDYVHINIGAATLHANHNILQIVDVCEDFQKEEKLARLLEEIGCEPHNKILIFVETKRKADELTRLMRRDGYPAMCIHGDKQQKERDWVLGEFKHGATTILVATDVAARGLDVDDVKFVINYDYPNNSEDYIHRIGRTGRKDRTGTAYTLFTSGNSAKAKDLVDVLLEAKQVVNPKLQELAQCSGFNRRAAGGRGGRYSGSSRYGGGGGGSRYGGGGDRNGGSRYGGNSNSGSRFNGGARYGGSGGPPRTGGDRRW from the coding sequence ATGTCGCGTTCTCAAAATGGTAGTGGATCCTATGGTCGAGGTGGTGGTGGAACCCGCTTTAATTCTGGAGGTCGATACGGTGACCGTGGTGGGCAAAGTCGATTTGGAAGTGATAGAGGAGGCAGATTTGGAGGAGATCGCAATGGCGGAATGAACAAAGGAAAGAACCCTGGACAGAATTTGAGAAAACCCGTCTGGGAATCTTACGATTTAGTTCCCTTTGAGAAGCATTTCTATAATCCTCATCCCAATATACTTAATGCTGAAAAGAAGACAGTGGAGGCTTATAGAGACGAAAAGGAGATCACTATTGTTAGAGGACACAATATTCCCAATCCTATATTAGATTTCACGGAAGCAGGATTCCCagactatattttaaaagaattcaaGAGGCAGGGGTTTGAGCGTCCTACTGCTATTCAATCACAAGGATGGCCTATTGCCCTATCTGGTTCTAATATGGTTGGTATTGCGATGACAGGTTCAGGAAAAACTTGTGGTTATCTTCTGCCTGGAATTATTCATGTCAATAATCAGCCTTATCTTGAAGAGGGAGATGGTCCTATTGTTTTGGTTCTTGCACCAACTCGTGAATTGGCTCAGCAAATTCAAGAAGTCGCTAGTGAATTCGGAAGAACTTCTCGTATTAAGAGTACATGTATTTTTGGAGGTGCTCCCAAGGGGCCTCAACTCAGGGATTTAGAGCGTGGCTGTGAAATCGTCATCGCTACCCCTGGGCGTCTAATTGATATCTTGGAGATGGGTAAAATTAATATGCGACGTTGCACATATTTAGTTCTTGACGAGGCTGATAGGATGTTGGATATGGGATTTGAACCTCAAATTCgtaaaattattgaacaaattcGCCCAGACAGACAAGTGTTGATGTGGTCAGCTACTTGGCCTAAAGAAGTGAGACGCCTGGCTGAAGACTTTCTTGATGATTATGTTCACATAAACATAGGAGCAGCTACGCTCCATGCAAAccacaacattcttcaaatcgtaGATGTATGCGAGGATTTCCAGAAAGAGGAGAAATTGGCTCGTCTTTTGGAGGAAATAGGTTGTGAACCACATAATAAGATTCTTATATTTGTTGAGACCAAAAGAAAGGCTGATGAATTGACGCGTTTGATGCGACGTGATGGTTATCCCGCTATGTGTATTCATGGTGACAAGCAACAGAAAGAAAGAGACTGGGTTTTGGGGGAATTTAAACACGGTGCAACTACAATACTTGTAGCCACTGATGTTGCAGCTCGTGGACTAGATGTTGATGACgttaaatttgttattaattatgacTATCCAAATAATTCTGAAGACTATATTCATCGAATCGGAAGAACTGGTAGAAAAGATAGAACTGGTACCGCCTATACTTTATTCACATCTGGCAACAGTGCAAAGGCTAAGGATCTAGTCGATGTTTTATTGGAAGCTAAGCAAGTAGTAAATCCTAAATTACAAGAACTTGCCCAATGTAGCGGGTTTAATCGTCGTGCTGCTGGTGGTAGAGGTGGTCGATATAGCGGGAGCTCTCGTTATGGTGGGGGCGGTGGAGGCTCACGGTACGGTGGTGGTGGTGATCGTAATGGTGGGTCACGCTACGGTGGTAACAGTAATAGTGGATCTAGGTTTAATGGAGGTGCAAGATATGGTGGTAGTGGAGGTCCTCCAAGGACAGGAGGGGATCGCCGTTGGTGA